One genomic segment of Agromyces intestinalis includes these proteins:
- a CDS encoding PTS sugar transporter subunit IIB, producing MRIIVVCGAGASSTFVALRVRRLAAARGLDVDARATSEAHLAEVLADGDVLLVGAHLAERLDELRRVADEASVALAILPDGAAVDDGTIALDLALATTAGAGS from the coding sequence ATGCGCATCATCGTGGTCTGCGGCGCCGGTGCGTCGAGCACGTTCGTCGCGCTGCGCGTCCGGCGGCTCGCCGCCGCGCGCGGGCTCGACGTCGATGCCCGGGCCACGAGCGAGGCGCACCTGGCGGAAGTGCTCGCCGACGGCGACGTGCTGCTCGTCGGCGCCCATCTCGCCGAGCGGCTCGACGAGCTGCGCCGGGTCGCCGACGAGGCATCCGTCGCGCTCGCGATCCTGCCTGACGGCGCCGCCGTCGACGACGGCACGATCGCCCTCGACCTCGCCCTCGCCACCACAGCCGGAGCCGGGTCGTGA
- a CDS encoding HPr family phosphocarrier protein, giving the protein MAERTVRIGSTHGLHARPAKLFTEAVVASGASVTIAKAGKSPVNAASILSVIAQGIDHGDEVTLTVDGGDEQAVLDSLVNLLSTDHDG; this is encoded by the coding sequence ATGGCAGAGCGCACAGTTCGGATCGGCTCGACCCACGGCCTGCACGCCAGGCCGGCCAAGCTCTTCACCGAAGCCGTCGTCGCATCGGGGGCGAGTGTCACCATCGCCAAGGCGGGCAAGTCGCCCGTCAACGCGGCGAGCATCCTCTCCGTCATCGCACAGGGCATCGACCACGGCGACGAGGTCACGCTCACGGTCGACGGCGGAGACGAGCAGGCGGTGCTCGACTCGCTCGTCAACCTGCTCAGCACCGACCACGACGGCTGA
- a CDS encoding BglG family transcription antiterminator — protein sequence MPEGWRRLVDELARSDDWTTAAELAARLDVTSRSIRSWAAQANGAGPRVVRSGPDGYRLDHAALAERAAAEAERADERPADRPEGRVAQLVRRLVDADHSLDVYEIAAAMHVSDSTLESDLSRVRARVRGTGLSLERRGSTVRLTGPESASRRLLGALLREESARGRAGIAALRRRFPELPGFREALVAELDRAGYAPNEYALDDVLLHVVIAVDRITRDRTLEAEPVEPVSAAPSAADGARDPAPDPVEELLGRLVDDRLGVRLPASDRAHLARLLRTRAATRRVDGAPASDERPASPRSALVRGIVARAASEYLVELEGDDFIERLALHIDHLAERSAEESFSRNPLTAQIKTAYPLIYELGVYVASELRRTEGIRVNDDEIAYLAMHLGARLDRRRAERDEVRVRIDAPAYHDLRETLAKRVRAAAGEGVLLTDGSPADLVVAVVPPVDASERVVLVGPLPTEDDLERVRAEIVRMRRARRTARLAARLSETIEPGFFVRGMRGLDREDVIRLLGDRLIDAGVVDRAYVDGAVERERMSSTAFADHLAVPHAMTMTATRTGIAIAVDDVPVDWAGSPVHVVALIAFSDSGRAEFQEVFDQFVETFSERQNVLRLVKGATDYPGLVAELTRLMDALPR from the coding sequence GTGCCCGAGGGATGGCGGCGACTCGTCGATGAGCTCGCGCGCTCCGACGACTGGACGACGGCAGCGGAGCTCGCGGCACGGCTCGACGTGACCTCGCGCAGCATCCGATCGTGGGCGGCGCAGGCGAATGGGGCAGGCCCGCGGGTGGTGCGCTCGGGCCCCGACGGCTACCGGCTCGACCATGCCGCGCTCGCCGAGCGCGCCGCAGCCGAGGCTGAGCGTGCCGACGAGCGCCCGGCCGACCGCCCCGAAGGGCGCGTCGCGCAGCTGGTGCGCCGGCTCGTCGACGCCGACCACAGCCTCGACGTGTACGAGATCGCCGCGGCCATGCACGTCAGCGACTCCACCCTCGAGTCCGACCTCTCGCGGGTGCGTGCCAGGGTGCGCGGCACCGGGCTCTCGCTCGAGCGCCGGGGTTCGACCGTACGCCTCACCGGCCCCGAGTCGGCGAGCCGTCGACTGCTCGGGGCGCTGCTGCGTGAGGAGTCCGCTCGCGGCCGCGCCGGTATCGCGGCCCTTCGCCGCCGCTTCCCCGAGCTGCCCGGATTCCGTGAGGCGCTGGTAGCCGAGCTCGACCGGGCCGGGTACGCGCCCAACGAGTACGCCCTCGACGACGTGCTCCTGCACGTCGTGATCGCGGTCGACCGCATCACGCGCGACCGCACCCTCGAAGCAGAACCGGTCGAGCCGGTGTCGGCGGCGCCCTCGGCCGCCGACGGCGCCCGTGATCCCGCACCCGATCCGGTCGAGGAGCTGCTCGGCCGTCTCGTCGACGACCGCCTCGGCGTGCGGCTCCCGGCATCCGACCGCGCGCACCTCGCCCGGCTGCTGCGTACCCGGGCGGCCACCCGACGCGTCGACGGTGCCCCGGCGTCCGACGAGCGGCCCGCCTCGCCGCGCTCCGCCCTCGTGCGCGGCATCGTCGCACGCGCGGCTTCCGAATACCTCGTCGAACTCGAAGGCGACGACTTCATCGAACGCCTCGCCCTGCACATCGACCACCTCGCCGAACGCTCGGCCGAGGAGTCGTTCTCGCGCAACCCGCTCACGGCCCAGATCAAGACCGCCTACCCGCTCATCTACGAGCTCGGCGTGTACGTGGCATCCGAACTGCGGCGCACCGAGGGCATCCGCGTGAACGACGACGAGATCGCCTACCTCGCCATGCACCTCGGCGCGCGTCTCGACCGTCGCCGCGCCGAACGCGACGAGGTGCGCGTGCGCATCGACGCGCCCGCCTACCACGACCTGCGCGAGACGCTCGCGAAGCGGGTTCGGGCCGCGGCCGGCGAGGGAGTGCTGCTGACGGATGGCTCGCCCGCCGACCTGGTGGTCGCGGTCGTGCCGCCGGTGGATGCCTCGGAGCGCGTCGTGCTCGTCGGCCCTCTGCCGACCGAGGACGACCTCGAACGCGTGCGCGCCGAGATCGTGCGGATGCGCCGTGCGCGCCGCACGGCGCGGCTCGCGGCCCGGCTCTCCGAGACGATCGAGCCCGGCTTCTTCGTGCGCGGTATGCGCGGGCTCGACCGCGAAGACGTGATCCGGCTGCTCGGCGATCGGCTCATCGACGCCGGAGTGGTCGACCGTGCGTACGTCGACGGCGCCGTCGAGCGCGAGCGCATGTCGTCGACCGCGTTCGCCGACCACCTCGCCGTCCCGCACGCGATGACGATGACCGCCACGCGCACGGGCATCGCCATCGCCGTCGATGACGTACCGGTCGACTGGGCCGGGTCACCGGTGCATGTCGTGGCCCTCATCGCGTTCAGCGACAGTGGGCGCGCCGAGTTCCAGGAGGTGTTCGACCAGTTCGTCGAGACGTTCTCGGAGCGGCAGAACGTGCTGCGGCTCGTGAAGGGGGCCACCGACTATCCGGGCCTCGTCGCCGAGCTCACCCGACTCATGGACGCGCTGCCCCGGTAG
- the ptsP gene encoding phosphoenolpyruvate--protein phosphotransferase yields the protein MKEIAGTGIGQGVALGTVVRMAERLPEPVDRPSHLDPAREEERARASLSVVAAELQRRGGLAGGQAKDVLEAQALMANDPALADEIVQRLAQGKTAERAVFEAFASFRELLAGMGGYLGERAADLDDVSQRVVADLLKVPAPGVPNPGHPFVLVARDLAPADTATLDLDQVLGLVTIDGGPTSHTAILAREKSIVAVVGAAGASELADGDSVIVDAERDVVVADPTAVQAAEARERIAERERVAAAPVTAGALADGTAVPLLANLGSADGAAEALRLGAEGVGLFRTEFLFLDADRAPSVTEQQAQYTRLLTAFAGKKVVVRVLDAGADKPLSFLNTTDEENPALGLRGIRALRSSEVILREQLTALAAADAATDAEVWVMAPMIATVEETRYFTALARELGIAVAGVMVETPSAALIADRVLEACDFASIGTNDLTQYTMAADRLLGTVANLQSPWHPAVLKLIAEVGAAGSALGKPVGICGEAAADPLLAVVLVGLGATTLSMSPSALADVRASLARYGLDDARAIAGAALAAEGAAEAKQAAAEAAAAIVGVREPAP from the coding sequence GTGAAGGAGATCGCAGGGACCGGCATCGGCCAGGGGGTCGCGCTCGGCACGGTCGTGAGGATGGCAGAGCGACTGCCCGAGCCCGTCGACCGCCCGAGCCACCTCGACCCGGCCCGGGAGGAGGAGCGCGCCCGCGCCTCGCTGTCGGTCGTCGCAGCCGAGCTGCAGCGTCGCGGCGGGCTGGCCGGCGGCCAGGCGAAGGACGTGCTCGAGGCGCAGGCGCTGATGGCGAACGATCCGGCGCTCGCCGACGAGATCGTCCAGCGGCTCGCCCAGGGCAAGACCGCCGAGCGCGCCGTGTTCGAGGCGTTCGCCTCGTTCCGCGAGCTGCTCGCGGGCATGGGGGGATATCTGGGCGAGCGTGCGGCCGACCTCGACGACGTATCGCAGCGGGTGGTCGCCGACCTGCTGAAGGTGCCCGCGCCCGGCGTGCCGAATCCGGGGCATCCGTTCGTGCTCGTCGCCCGCGACCTCGCGCCCGCCGACACCGCGACGCTCGACCTCGACCAGGTCCTCGGGCTCGTCACGATCGACGGCGGCCCGACCTCGCACACCGCGATCCTCGCGCGCGAGAAGTCGATCGTCGCGGTCGTGGGGGCTGCCGGGGCATCCGAACTCGCCGACGGCGACTCCGTGATCGTCGACGCCGAACGCGACGTCGTCGTCGCCGACCCCACCGCCGTGCAGGCCGCCGAGGCGCGTGAGCGCATCGCCGAGCGCGAGCGCGTCGCCGCCGCGCCCGTCACAGCCGGCGCGCTCGCCGACGGCACCGCGGTGCCACTGCTCGCCAACCTCGGCTCGGCCGACGGCGCCGCCGAGGCGTTGCGCCTCGGCGCGGAGGGGGTCGGGCTGTTCCGCACCGAGTTCCTGTTCCTCGACGCCGACCGGGCGCCGAGCGTCACCGAGCAGCAGGCGCAGTACACCCGGCTGCTCACCGCCTTCGCCGGCAAGAAGGTCGTGGTGCGCGTGCTCGATGCCGGCGCCGACAAGCCGCTGTCGTTCCTGAACACGACCGACGAGGAGAATCCCGCGCTCGGGCTGCGAGGCATCCGAGCCTTGCGCAGTTCCGAGGTCATCCTGCGCGAGCAGCTCACCGCCCTCGCCGCTGCGGATGCCGCGACCGACGCCGAGGTCTGGGTCATGGCGCCGATGATCGCGACCGTCGAGGAGACCCGCTACTTCACCGCCCTCGCACGAGAGCTCGGCATCGCGGTGGCCGGCGTCATGGTCGAGACCCCGTCGGCCGCGCTCATCGCCGACCGGGTGCTCGAAGCCTGCGACTTCGCCTCCATCGGCACCAACGACCTCACCCAGTACACGATGGCGGCCGACCGGCTGCTCGGCACCGTCGCCAACCTGCAGAGCCCGTGGCATCCGGCCGTGCTGAAGCTCATCGCCGAAGTCGGCGCCGCGGGCAGCGCGCTCGGCAAGCCCGTCGGCATCTGCGGCGAAGCCGCCGCCGACCCGCTGCTCGCCGTCGTGCTCGTGGGACTCGGCGCCACCACGCTGTCGATG